A region from the Lolium perenne isolate Kyuss_39 chromosome 4, Kyuss_2.0, whole genome shotgun sequence genome encodes:
- the LOC127294702 gene encoding uncharacterized protein isoform X1 codes for MRRFTCGGKRWKRSPTSSMPQRLRQVAGAVQGRCAEEISPDSWCFDSVLLEEITFLRFALCRQLTRVCVGTSGCVCQLIFSIHDCQQKCKSLPSSCVMQDTDIRLQPTASFCSFLCATTSRKILCGKREVHQKEIKAEKGSLLMSPPTMKEEMQSAIGAPPGSPPF; via the exons ATGCGGCGGTTCACTTGCGGAGGGAAACGCTGGAAGCGCTCGCCGACGTCTTCGATGCCGCAGCGGCTGCGGCAGGTGGCCGGCGCTGTCCAGGGCCGGTGCGCGGAAGAG ATAAGCCCTGACTCCTGGTGCTTTGACTCTGTTCTCCTTGAGGAGATCACGTTTCTTAGGTTTGCACTTTGCAGGCAGCTAACTAGAGTGTGCGTGGGCACAAGTGGATGTGTGTGTCAATTGATATTCAGCATCCACGACTGTCAACAGAAGTGCAAGAGCCTACCTTCCAGCTGTGTAATGCAAGACACTGACATAAGGCTACAGCCTACAGCAAG CTTCTGTAGTTTTCTATGTGCCACAACCAGCCGAAAGATTCTTTGTGGAAAAAGGGAG GTACACCAGAAGGAGATCAAGGCCGAGAAAGGATCTCTGCTGATGTCACCACCGAcaatgaaggaggagatgcagaGCGCAATTGGAGCTCCGCCTGGCTCTCCACCGTTTTAG
- the LOC127294701 gene encoding ubiquitin-activating enzyme E1 2 has translation MLPRKREIAASEVEESQKKARADAQAKDDAMAMAGKATEIDEDLHSRQLAVYGRETMKRLFASNVLVSGLQGLGAEIAKNLALAGVKSVTLHDDGNVELWDLSSNFFLSEKDVGQNRAQACVQKLQELNNAVIISTLTGEVTKEQLSNFQAVVFTDITLEKAVEFDDYCHSHQPPIAFIKSEVRGLFGSVFCDFGPEFTVLDVDGEEPHTGIVASISNDNPALVSCVDDERLEFQDGDLVVFSEVHGMTELNDGKPRKVKNARPYSFFLEEDTSSFGTYVRGGIVTQVKPPKVLKFKPLKEAMKEPGEFLMSDFSKFDRPPLLHLAFQALDKFRNELKRFPVAGSTDDVQRLIDFATSINETLGDGKLEEIDKKLLHHFASGSRAVLNPMAAMFGGIVGQEVVKACSGKFHPLYQFFYFDSVESLPVEPLEPGDLKPENSRYDAQISVFGSKLQSKLEQAKIFMVGSGALGCEFLKNLALMGISCSQNGRLTVTDDDIIEKSNLSRQFLFRDWNIGQPKSTVAATAAMAINPKLHVEALQNRASPETENVFNDAFWENLDAVVNALDNVTARMYIDSRCVYFQKPLLESGTLGAKCNTQMVIPHLTENYGASRDPPEKQAPMCTVHSFPHNIDHCLTWARSEFEGLFEKTPTEVNGFLSNPSSYVSAARTAGDAQARDQLERVIECLDGDKCETFQDCITWARLKFEDYFANRVKQLTFTFPEDSMTSSGAPFWSAPKRFPRPLEFSSTDPTQLNFILAASILRAETFGIPIPDWAKTPNKVAAEAVDKVIVPEFQPKQGVKIVTDEKATSISSASVDDAAVIEELIAKLEAISKTLPSGFHMNPIQFEKDDDTNFHMDVIAGFANMRARNYSIPEVDKLKAKFIAGRIIPAIATSTAMATGLVCLELYKALAGGHKVEDYRNTFANLAIPLFSIAEPVPPKTFKHQDMTWTVWDRWTVTGNITLRELLGWLKEKGLNAYSISCGTSLLYNSMFPRHKERLDRKVVDVAREVAKMEVPSYRRHLDVVVACEDDDDNDVDIPLVSVYFR, from the exons ATGCTTCCCCGGAAGCGGGAGATCGCCGCCAGCGAGGTCGAGGAGTCGCAGAAGAAGGCCCGCGCCGACGCCCAGGCCAAGGACGACGCGATGGCCATGGCGGGGAAGGCAACGGAGATCGACGAGGACCTCCACAGCCGCCAGCTCGCCGTTTACGGCCGCGAGACCATGAAGCGCCTCTTCGCCTCCAACGTTCTCGTCTCCGGACTCCAGGGCCTCGGCGCCGAGATCG CAAAGAACCTTGCCCTTGCGGGTGTCAAGTCCGTAACTTTGCACGATGATGGTAATGTGGAGCTATGGGACTTGTCAAGCAACTTCTTCCTCTCAGAGAAGGATGTTGGGCAAAACCGTGCTCAAGCCTGTGTTCAGAAGCTGCAAGAGCTTAACAATGCTGTTATTATATCTACTTTAACTGGTGaagtcaccaaggaacagctttcTAACTTCCAG GCTGTTGTCTTTACTGATATCACCTTAGAAAAGGCAGTTGAGTTTGACGATTACTGCCACAGTCATCAGCCACCCATTGCTTTCATTAAGTCTGAAGTCCGTGGTCTTTTTGGCAGCGTCTTTTGTGATTTTGGTCCTGAGTTTACTGTTTTGGATGTTGACGGGGAGGAACCACACACAGGAATTGTGGCATCGATCAGTAATGACAACCCAGCACTAGTCTCATGTGTTGATGATGAACGACTGGAGTTCCAGGATGGTGATTTAGTTGTGTTCTCTGAAGTACATGGAATGACCGAGCTTAATGATGGAAAACCAAGAAAGGTCAAGAATGCCAGGCCTTACTCTTTCTTCCTAGAAGAAGACACTTCCTCATTTGGCACATATGTCAGAGGTGGTATTGTCACACAGGTTAAGCCACCAAAGGTTCTTAAATTCAAGCCCTTGAAAGAGGCCATGAAAGAACCAGGAGAATTTCTTATGAGCGATTTCTCTAAGTTTGACCGCCCTCCTCTTTTGCATTTGGCCTTCCAAGCTTTGGATAAGTTCAGGAATGAATTGAAGCGATTCCCTGTTGCTGGGTCTACTGATGATGTGCAAAGGCTGATAGATTTTGCCACAAGCATTAATGAAACTCTAGGTGATGGGAAACTCGAAGAAATTGACAAAAAGCTTCTGCACCATTTCGCAAGTGGTTCCAGGGCTGTTCTGAATCCTATGGCTGCAATGTTTGGTGGAATTGTAGGCCAGGAGGTTGTGAAAGCATGCTCAGGGAAATTCCATCCTCTTTATCAG TTCTTCTATTTTGATTCTGTTGAGTCTCTCCCTGTTGAGCCTTTGGAGCCTGGTGATTTGAAGCCAGAGAACAGTAGATATGATGCACAGATCAGTGTGTTTGGGTCTAAGCTTCAAAGCAAACTGGAGCAGGCAAAAATCTTTATGGTTGGTTCAGGGGCGCTTGGATGTGAGTTCCTGAAGAACCTGGCACTAATGGGCATTTCTTGCAGCCAGAATGGGAGGCTGACTGTCACAGACGATGATATTATTGAAAAGAGCAATCTCAGTCGCCAGTTTCTTTTCCGTGACTGGAACATTGGGCAGCCCAAGTCCACAGTTGCTGCTACCGCTGCTATGGCAATTAATCCAAAGCTTCATGTCGAGGCCCTTCAGAACAGAGCAAGTCCTGAGACCGAAAATGTGTTTAACGATGCCTTTTGGGAAAACCTTGATGCTGTTGTCAATGCCCTTGACAATGTGACTGCAAGAATGTACATAGACTCCAGGTGTGTATATTTCCAGAAGCCACTTCTAGAATCTGGAACTCTTGGTGCTAAATGCAATACACAGATGGTCATACCTCACCTGACAGAGAACTATGGGGCGTCCAGAGATCCACCTGAAAAGCAGGCACCTATGTGTACCGTACATTCATTTCCTCATAACATCGATCACTGCCTTACCTGGGCTAGGTCTGAGTTTGAGGGTTTATTTGAGAAGACCCCCACTGAAGTAAATGGTTTCCTGTCAAATCCTAGCTCATATGTAAGTGCAGCAAGAACTGCTGGTGATGCGCAGGCTAGGGATCAGCTTGAGCGTGTTATTGAATGCCTTGATGGAGACAAGTGTGAGACGTTCCAAGACTGTATTACCTGGGCCCGGCTTAA GTTTGAGGATTATTTCGCCAACCGTGTGAAGCAGCTGACTTTTACTTTCCCAGAAGATTCGATGACGAGCTCTGGTGCGCCATTCTGGTCTGCACCGAAGCGGTTTCCACGACCTCTGGAATTCTCGTCCACAGATCCAACACAGCTTAACTTTATTTTGGCTGCTTCGATACTGAGGGCGGAGACATTTGGAATACCGATACCTGACTGGGCCAAAACCCCAAACAAAGTGGCTGCTGAAGCTGTCGACAAGGTGATTGTTCCTGAATTCCAACCAAAACAGGGAGTTAAGATTGTAACAGATGAGAAGGCAACTAGTATATCGTCTGCATCTGTGGATGATGCTGCTGTCATTGAAGAGCTTATTGCGAAGCTAGAAGCAATTTCCAAAACTCTGCCATCAGGGTTCCACATGAACCCAATACAGTTTGAGAAG GATGATGACACCAATTTCCATATGGACGTGATAGCTGGTTTTGCTAACATGAGGGCAAGGAATTACAGCATTCCTGAAGTGGACAAACTGAAGGCCAAATTCATAGCTGGCAGGATCATCCCTGCCATTGCCACATCAACTGCAATGGCCACTGGCCTCGTCTGCCTGGAGCTTTACAAAGCCCTTGCCGGTGGGCACAAGGTCGAAGACTACCGAAACACGTTTGCAAATCTTGCCATCCCTCTATTCTCCATTGCTGAGCCGGTCCCACCTAAGACCTTCAAGCACCAAGACATGACGTGGACAGTCTGGGACCGGTGGACCGTGACTGGCAACATCACCCTACGGGAGCTCCTGGGGTGGCTCAAGGAGAAAGGCCTGAACGCGTACAGCATATCGTGCGGTACCTCGCTGCTGTACAACTCCATGTTCCCCAGGCACAAGGAGCGGCTTGACAGGAAGGTGGTCGATGTTGCCAGGGAGGTGGCCAAGATGGAGGTGCCTTCGTACCGGCGCCATCTGGATGTTGTGGTGGCctgtgaggatgatgatgacaatGACGTCGACATCCCACTCGTATCCGTCTACTTCCGGTGA
- the LOC127294702 gene encoding uncharacterized protein isoform X4, whose translation MRRFTCGGKRWKRSPTSSMPQRLRQVAGAVQGRCAEEISPDSWCFDSVLLEEITFLRFALCRQLTRVCVGTSGCVCQLIFSIHDCQQKCKSLPSSCVMQDTDIRLQPTASFCSFLCATTSRKILCGKREA comes from the exons ATGCGGCGGTTCACTTGCGGAGGGAAACGCTGGAAGCGCTCGCCGACGTCTTCGATGCCGCAGCGGCTGCGGCAGGTGGCCGGCGCTGTCCAGGGCCGGTGCGCGGAAGAG ATAAGCCCTGACTCCTGGTGCTTTGACTCTGTTCTCCTTGAGGAGATCACGTTTCTTAGGTTTGCACTTTGCAGGCAGCTAACTAGAGTGTGCGTGGGCACAAGTGGATGTGTGTGTCAATTGATATTCAGCATCCACGACTGTCAACAGAAGTGCAAGAGCCTACCTTCCAGCTGTGTAATGCAAGACACTGACATAAGGCTACAGCCTACAGCAAG CTTCTGTAGTTTTCTATGTGCCACAACCAGCCGAAAGATTCTTTGTGGAAAAAGGGAG GCTTGA
- the LOC127294702 gene encoding uncharacterized protein isoform X3, giving the protein MRRFTCGGKRWKRSPTSSMPQRLRQVAGAVQGRCAEEISPDSWCFDSVLLEEITFLRFALCRQLTRVCVGTSGCVCQLIFSIHDCQQKCKSLPSSCVMQDTDIRLQPTASFCSFLCATTSRKILCGKREVFNLGMITIMFEKSIC; this is encoded by the exons ATGCGGCGGTTCACTTGCGGAGGGAAACGCTGGAAGCGCTCGCCGACGTCTTCGATGCCGCAGCGGCTGCGGCAGGTGGCCGGCGCTGTCCAGGGCCGGTGCGCGGAAGAG ATAAGCCCTGACTCCTGGTGCTTTGACTCTGTTCTCCTTGAGGAGATCACGTTTCTTAGGTTTGCACTTTGCAGGCAGCTAACTAGAGTGTGCGTGGGCACAAGTGGATGTGTGTGTCAATTGATATTCAGCATCCACGACTGTCAACAGAAGTGCAAGAGCCTACCTTCCAGCTGTGTAATGCAAGACACTGACATAAGGCTACAGCCTACAGCAAG CTTCTGTAGTTTTCTATGTGCCACAACCAGCCGAAAGATTCTTTGTGGAAAAAGGGAG GTCTTCAATCTGGGCATGATAACTATTATGTTTGAGAAATCAATATGCTAG
- the LOC127294702 gene encoding uncharacterized protein isoform X2, translating to MRRFTCGGKRWKRSPTSSMPQRLRQVAGAVQGRCAEEVGQLPITFLRFALCRQLTRVCVGTSGCVCQLIFSIHDCQQKCKSLPSSCVMQDTDIRLQPTASFCSFLCATTSRKILCGKREVHQKEIKAEKGSLLMSPPTMKEEMQSAIGAPPGSPPF from the exons ATGCGGCGGTTCACTTGCGGAGGGAAACGCTGGAAGCGCTCGCCGACGTCTTCGATGCCGCAGCGGCTGCGGCAGGTGGCCGGCGCTGTCCAGGGCCGGTGCGCGGAAGAGGTCGGACAGTTACCT ATCACGTTTCTTAGGTTTGCACTTTGCAGGCAGCTAACTAGAGTGTGCGTGGGCACAAGTGGATGTGTGTGTCAATTGATATTCAGCATCCACGACTGTCAACAGAAGTGCAAGAGCCTACCTTCCAGCTGTGTAATGCAAGACACTGACATAAGGCTACAGCCTACAGCAAG CTTCTGTAGTTTTCTATGTGCCACAACCAGCCGAAAGATTCTTTGTGGAAAAAGGGAG GTACACCAGAAGGAGATCAAGGCCGAGAAAGGATCTCTGCTGATGTCACCACCGAcaatgaaggaggagatgcagaGCGCAATTGGAGCTCCGCCTGGCTCTCCACCGTTTTAG